The Plasmodium knowlesi strain H genome assembly, chromosome: 4 genome window below encodes:
- a CDS encoding RING zinc finger protein, putative: protein MGIIGSSLASNIEDDFRTDHHPRSISFSSPIINRTDNEHLYDLISQGPNINIQRTSVVRNSVNLRRKTLKIINHGNNVYLINFIFDALYDVEISIYFCCKEEFSENREAFYTPTKYPTVTNIYPKDINQIYMSSPSDAINLNVIDVNDLKCKPSYEYIVPILIVLRALGAPIPQAQYNFAYLQEDEVKDNAHCADKYKLVLYKQKIQFGNRYFEVQEIFGIEKSKAPQPDAVSNFLSGRECVICLTEERDTAILPCRHMCLCNVCANVVRMQNTKCPICRQDVRGLLQINIDNKRDTVPEGKSSI, encoded by the exons ATGGGGATAATTGGCTCTTCATTAGCTAGCAACATAGAAGATGACTTTCGCACCGATCACCAT CCCCGATCGATTTCGTTCAGCTCACCCATAATCAAT CGAACCGATAATGAGCACCTGTATGACCTAATCTCTCAAGGACCCAACATAAACATCCAGAGGACCTCGGTTGTGAGGAACTCTGTGAACCTGCGTCGAAAGAcattaaaaattatcaacCATGGGAACAACGTGTATCTGATAAACTTCATTTTTGATGCCTTGTACGATGTGGAGATATCTATATATTTCTGTTGCAAGGAGGAGTTTTCGGAAAATCGGGAGGCGTT CTACACGCCCACAAAGTATCCCACAGTGACGAACATATACCCGAAGGATATAAACCAGATTTACATGAGCAGTCCGAGTGACGCCATCAATTTGAATGTCATCGATGTGAATGATTTGAAATGCAAGCCCAGTTACGAGTACATTGTCCCCATTTTGATTGTGCTAAGAGCACTTGGCGCACCCATTCCACAGGCTCAATACAACTTTGCCTACCTGCAAGAGGACGAAGTGAAGGACAACGCCCACTGTGCCGACAAGTACAAACTTGTGCTTTATAAACAGAAGATTCAGTTTGGCAATCGGTACTTCGAGGTCCAGGAAATTTTCGGCATCGAGAAGTCCAAGGCACCACAACCCGACGCCGTGAGCAACTTCTTGTCCGGCAG AGAGTGTGTGATATGCCTGACGGAGGAGAGAGATACCGCCATACTGCCCTGCAGACACATGTGCCTGTGCAACGTG TGCGCAAACGTAGTCAGAATGCAGAACACCAAGTGCCCCATTTGTCGACAAG ACGTCCGCGGTTTGTTGCAAATCAACATAGACAACAAGCGGGACACCGTGCCAGAAGGAAAGAGCAGTATATGA
- a CDS encoding acyl-CoA synthetase, putative: MLVYSLLFTIAYLICIATSCAQSLKGLSYSNVATKSTKVGESDVYVGRDERQDAVTHNYEHLFPLLHEKAKSMANEVAITELEDSEVKRETTFGELFEQALSLSQYLNTEDGGIPTKKYNEECNKGEFKLLGIYGSNSKNWLVADLASMVSGVTSLVMHSKFSIDEVCEILNESKLEWLCIDLNLVDSLLEKKDKLPYLKKLLILDTLNHSGNTGRRVNRPGAPPETQEQKEKREKAEKLEKENSDLFKKMKAKAEELGVSMCEINDFTKDKVPTYKVVSQHDPEHISTIVYTSGTSGKPKGVMLSNRALYFTVVPVSKWSIFLKFNPKQHFSYLPLSHIYERSIAYLSFYRGMQIRIWSKDLALFSKDLSESGANIIVGVPKVFNRLYTTIMSEIAKLPAHKRFMVEKIIALRRRNNYGGFSKFLENMTHVSQKIKDKINPTLDVFFSGGGKISPKVERDLSVLLNINFYQGYGLTETTGPIMVQHQRDNSTNSIGGPVSPHVQYKVVTWEKYDAKGRPPRGELLLKGQQLFSGYFLRPEQTKSAFTKDKFYKTGDVVQINKDGSITFLDRSKGLVKLSQGEYIETEMLNNLYSDIDFVNHCVVYGDDSMDGPLAIINVDKDLFAKCLERDGVLKQQGISTADFLKSINDQTLNKEEYLKYVREKMLDMYKTTNLNRYNIINDIYLTCKLWDTSNYLTPTFKVRTFYVFKDFKSFIDKVKKRYTDKMKAKNK, encoded by the coding sequence ATGCTCGTGTATAGCCTTCTTTTCACTATCGCGTACTTGATCTGTATAGCGACCTCCTGCGCCCAGAGTTTGAAGGGCCTCAGTTATTCCAATGTGGCAACGAAGTCGACCAAGGTTGGCGAGTCAGATGTGTACGTAGGTCGCGATGAGCGCCAGGATGCAGTGACCCATAATTATGAACACTTATTCCCACTGTTGCATGAAAAGGCCAAGTCGATGGCAAACGAGGTAGCCATCACTGAGCTAGAAGATTCCGaagtaaaaagagaaaccaCCTTTGGAGAATTGTTCGAGCAGGCTCTAAGCTTAAGTCAATACCTTAACACCGAGGATGGAGGAATACCgacgaaaaaatataacgaaGAATGCAACAAGGGGGAATTCAAACTTTTGGGAATTTATGGGTCGAATTCGAAGAACTGGTTGGTGGCCGACTTAGCATCCATGGTTAGCGGAGTCACATCCCTCGTGATGCACTCCAAGTTTAGCATTGATGAAGTTTGCGAAATATTGAACGAAAGCAAACTGGAGTGGCTATGTATCGACCTCAACTTGGTAGATTCGTTGTTAGAGAAGAAGGATAAATTACCGTACTTAAAAAAACTGCTTATATTAGACACACTAAATCATAGCGGAAATACAGGAAGGAGAGTGAACCGCCCAGGGGCCCCCCCAGAAACGCAggaacagaaggagaaacgagaaaaagcagaaaaactggaaaaggaaaatagtgatctatttaaaaaaatgaaagccaAAGCGGAAGAACTAGGAGTAAGTATGTGTGAGATAAACGACTTCACAAAGGACAAGGTACCCACATATAAGGTCGTAAGCCAACATGATCCAGAACACATATCTACAATTGTCTATACATCCGGCACATCGGGAAAACCAAAGGGAGTTATGTTAAGTAATAGAGCCCTCTACTTCACAGTCGTACCAGTGAGCAAATGGAGTATCTTTTTAAAGTTCAATCCAAAACAGCATTTCTCGTATTTACCCctttcacatatatatgaacgATCCATAGCGTACTTAAGTTTTTATCGAGGAATGCAAATAAGAATATGGAGCAAAGACTTAGCACTCTTTTCGAAGGATCTATCTGAATCAGGTGCCAACATCATTGTAGGTGTGCCCAAAGTATTCAACAGATTGTACACAACCATCATGTCTGAGATTGCAAAGTTACCTGCACATAAAAGATTCatggtggaaaaaataattgctttacgtagaagaaataattatggaggattttcaaaatttttagaGAATATGACTCACGtgtcacaaaaaataaaagataaaATCAACCCCACATTAGATGTATTCTTTAGTGGAGGTGGAAAAATATCACCCAAGGTGGAAAGAGATCTAAGTGTTTTACTCAACATCAATTTCTACCAAGGCTATGGACTCACTGAGACAACTGGACCCATCATGGTACAACATCAGAGAGACAATTCCACAAATAGCATTGGAGGACCTGTTTCCCCCCATGTACAGTACAAAGTTGTCACATGGGAAAAGTACGACGCGAAGGGCAGGCCACCAAGAGGTGAATTACTCCTAAAGGGGCAACAACTATTCAGTGGCTACTTCCTTCGTCCAGAACAAACCAAAAGTGCATTTACAAAAgataaattttacaaaacagGAGATGTTGTACAGATAAACAAAGATGGATCCATTACCTTTTTAGATAGGTCCAAAGGTCTAGTGAAATTATCACAAGGAGAGTACATCGAGACGGAAATGCTTAACAATTTGTACTCAGACATCGATTTTGTCAATCACTGTGTTGTGTATGGTGATGATTCCATGGATGGACCACTTGCAATTATAAATGTAGATAAGGATTTATTCGCAAAATGTTTGGAAAGAGATGGTGTCCTAAAACAACAAGGAATAAGCACTGCTGATTTCTTGAAGAGTATAAATGACCAGACACTCAACAAGGAGGAGTATCTAAAATACGttagagaaaaaatgctAGATATGTATAAGACAACCAACTTGAATCGCTACAACATTATAAATGATATTTACCTCACCTGCAAACTCTGGGACACCTCCAACTACCTCACCCCTACATTCAAGGTTCGAACCTTCTACGTCTTTAAGGACTTTAAATCCTTCATtgataaagtaaaaaagagatACACCGATAAAATGAAAGCCAAGAATAAATAA
- a CDS encoding rhoptry neck protein 6, putative: MQYLFLPLVVLCAKGLLRNKEPAISITPYHLDSHEGGKEKPDDTFSGGTFSPKEHGGQTSDYVSEAEFSSSDSPSGASFLQECTINSCLSVDNDEVGAVAVTDEIGAEKISDTVGGVASNEKKDEPKSESQSIQKMNKPKEDQGKDKAPVDAGAVKDGDGSCTVERNKEAKEEGNEEGKVAAKKTIETEIEEEKKAVFQSEGQSKGQTISQSDTQGDKGDMKEKEENDDEEDKEDSEDADDTEDLEDVKEEKDDDDLEDEEETEGGKKNKNDDKLKAKKESSESTGNSVMAEKKVDSKKENDINGVKEKEESVPGSNSNVQEAKTEAQKSTNTIVVAEKTEIPMDEPTRISDSKTQLRSNSSANGKEGKIVAPSKDNNHGVEVNVDLSRDRNAHEGKEIGKSNEIQGETAKENTQGKKSEVEGGNKELGESKHVEMAQGEEDAEKAKVERSRVDTDVGADVGADVGADVGADVGADGNADIDADIDDGDDVDADADVDGDDDMEEAAEEETEKKGKGLKNKNEVPAWDNFEGKAPKGGKPEGDAKTNADIHTSDVLQKGKGLENKELHGGANPHGVVSPTEEASLGKKSTLEMVSPAADGTVQLGQEKGQGKGQKEGQREDKKEEPNQGQEQGLKQGPKQDERQSKVGGRNYESNMFTLDKKMHKNLSSIDAIFHGLKDKLNRHRDLKNQELKLKFEAMGRIKEYKLYKDLIQKSVEIVTLRLMKINEDLKKLKQSSDVALQKYINENGYGLSNFSDLKKYDNAQEENVSSGSKHRGDENKRKLFCPMDCVRKSCHNNPSHPTQCYKLDQRGSQIQKICEPFADLHKGTCPTDFHHCAIAEPERNKKYSIFASGERGQTPQFITIRGYNLHECLQLLVVNKGSTCSPRSIEKNILESEGILLEPVFTKLLHNEILLENIKIKNPGEYNICLAQFYQEPDTEDLLTENASNRSGKSNKSGRANKTQKSDIQILGIDTIGTLYVLPLPSRK; this comes from the exons ATGCAATATTTGTTTTTGCCGTTGGTGGTTCTGTGCGCAAAGGGGCTTCTCAGGAACAAAG AACCCGCAATATCCATTACCCCCTACCACTTGGATTCACACGAGGGGGGCAAGGAAAAACCGGATGACACATTCAGTGGCGGCACCTTCTCCCCCAAGGAACACGGAGGACAAACAAGTGACTATGTTAGCGAAGCTGAGTTTTCTTCGTCAGACTCCCCCTCAGGGGCGAGTTTCCTGCAGGAGTGCACAATTAACAGTTGTTTGAGTGTGGACAACGATGAGGTGGGAGCAGTGGCGGTGACTGATGAAATTGGCGCAGAAAAGATCAGTGATACGGTAGGCGGTGTTGCCTCCAATGAGAAGAAAGACGAACCCAAGAGCGAATCGCAGAGTattcaaaaaatgaacaaaccgAAGGAAGATCAAGGGAAAGATAAGGCACCTGTTGACGCGGGTGCTGTAAAAGACGGTGATGGAAGTTGCACCGTAGAAAGGAACAAGGAGGCGAAAGAGGAGGGGAATGAGGAGGGGAAGGTGGCCGCGAAGAAGACCATTGAAACGGAGattgaggaggaaaaaaaagcggtTTTCCAGAGTGAAGGCCAAAGCAAAGGCCAAACGATAAGTCAAAGTGACACCCAAGGGGATAAGGGTGacatgaaggagaaagaagaaaacgatgatgaagaagataagGAGGATTCAGAGGATGCAGACGATACGGAGGATCTAGAGGatgtaaaggaggaaaaggatgaTGACGACCTggaggatgaggaggagacggaagggggaaagaaaaacaagaaTGATGACAAATTGAAGGCAAAGAAGGAGAGCTCCGAAAGCACTGGTAATAGTGTGAtggctgaaaaaaaagtggactcaaaaaaggaaaatgatataaatggagtaaaagaaaaggaggaatcgGTACCTGGTAGTAATTCGAACGTGCAAGAAGCGAAAACAGAGGCTCAAAAGAGCACCAACACGATTGTCGTGGCGGAAAAAACAGAGATTCCCATGGATGAACCAACGAGAATAAGTGACTCAAAGACACAATTAAGAAGCAATAGTAGCGCAAAtgggaaggaggggaaaatagTTGCTCCAAGCAAAGACAACAACCATGGGGTAGAGGTGAATGTGGACTTGTCGCGAGATAGAAATGCAcatgagggaaaagaaatcgGGAAGAGCAACGAGATTCAAGGGGAGACGGCTAAAGAGAACACACAAGgcaaaaaaagtgaagttGAAGGAGGTAACAAGGAGCTAGGAGAGAGTAAACATGTGGAGATGGCACAAGGGGAGGAAGATGCCGAAAAAGCGAAAGTAGAAAGGAGTCGTGTTGACACTGATGTGGGTGCTGATGTGGGTGCTGATGTGGGTGCTGATGTGGGTGCTGATGTGGGTGCTGATGGTAACGCCGATATTGACGCCGATAttgatgatggtgatgatgtGGATGCCGATGCAGATGTTGACGGTGATGACGATATGGAAGAGGCGGCTGAAGAGgagacagaaaaaaaagggaaggggctcaaaaacaaaaacgaaGTCCCAGCCTGGGATAACTTTGAGGGAAAGGcaccaaaagggggaaaacctGAGGGCGACGCAAAAACTAATGCAGATATACACACTAGTGATGTTCTCCAAAAGGGCAAAGGTTTGGAGAACAAAGAATTACATGGAGGAGCAAATCCGCACGGAGTAGTATCCCCCACGGAAGAAGCCTCCCTTGGAAAGAAGAGCACATTGGAGATGGTATCACCAGCCGCAGATGGTACTGTCCAGTTGGGTCAG GAGAAGGGCCAAGGGAAGGGTCAAAAGGAGGGTCAAAGGGAggataaaaaggaggagccAAATCAAGGCCAAGAGCAGGGCCTAAAGCAGGGCCCAAAGCAGGACGAAAGACAGAGCAAagtaggaggaagaaattatgaATCCAATATGTTTACActggataaaaaaatgcacaaaaatcTGTCGAGCATTGATGCCATTTTTCATGGGctaaaggacaaattaaaTCGCCACAGGGATTTGAAAAAC CAAGAACTGAAGTTGAAATTCGAGGCCATGGGGAGGATCAAGGAGTACAAGTTGTATAAAGACCTGATACAGAAGTCGGTGGAGATAGTGACACTGCGACTGATGAAG ATCAacgaagatttaaaaaagttgaaaCAATCATCGGATGTGGCtctgcaaaaatatattaacgaGAATG GCTACGGGTTGTCGAATTTCTCCGACTTGAAAAAATACGAC AATgcacaagaagaaaatgtatCCAGTGGAAGCAAGCACA GAGGAGATGAAAACAAGAGGAAGTTGTTCTGTCCAATGG ATTGCGTGAGAAAAAGTTGCCACAACAATCCAAGTCATCCAACTCAGTGCTAC AAATTAGATCAGAGAGGAAGTCAAATTCAAAAAATCTGCGAGCCGTTTGCGGACCTGCACAAAGGCACATGCCCAACT GATTTCCATCACTGTGCCATAGCTGAGCCggagaggaacaaaaaatattctatCTTTGCCTCG GGTGAACGCGGACAGACACCTCAGTTCATCACCATTCgg GGATACAACTTACACGAATGTCTGCAGTTGCTCGTTGTGAATAAGGGATCCACGTGCTc CCCAAGGAgcatcgaaaaaaatattctggAGTCAGAGGGCATACTGCTGGAGCCTGTCTTCACCAAGTTACTGCACAACGAGATCCTCTTGGAGAATATCAAG ATAAAGAACCCCGGGGAGTACAACATATGCCTGGCGCAGTTCTACCAAGAACCGGACACGGAGGATCTACTCACTGAAAATGCCTCCAACAGAAGCGGGAAGTCGAACAAGTCTGGTAGGGCGAATAAGACGCAGAAAAGTGACATACAAATTTTGGGCATCGATACCATAGGCACCCTGTACGTGCTTCCGCTTCCGTCTAGGAAGTAG